The DNA region GGTAAACGCGGTATGCTGTTTCAATGTCTTGCGACGAAAGCTGTTTGTCGTTTTTCAAATTCTCAATTGGCGGCGTGGTGGATTTGAAGCTTTACGGGTCTCTGATGCGACAGGGGTTGAGACATGATCTCGATGTCATCTGACGCCGGCAGGACGGCGTTGGCCATGCGTGGAAAATCATCCTGGTTCCGGTCGAGAACGCTGGTGGCCGTGTGCGTCGCGGCGCTGTGCCTGCCGGCGCTGCCGCAACCGGCAGCGGCGGGGAATGGGCGCGCCGTCGGCGCCATCGTCGGCGTCGGCTTGGCGCTTGGCCTGGCGGCCGCGCTGGCGAGCCAGGCGCAGGCCAATCAGCACCGCTACGCCACCGGGAAATCCAGGTCGGCCAACAAGTCGACCGTCCGGCGCGCCAAGAAGAACAAGTCGTCGGAACCGAATGTCGCGCTGCAGAAGCCGGCGGCGCCGGTGCAGGAGACAGCCGCCAAGCCGGGCCGGGCGACCGAGCCGCGTCTCGTCGAAAGCGAGGCGGCGGCCGACAGGCCGGTGCCGCTGGCGGCGAATGCGAAAATGTCGGCGCCCAAGCCCCTGCCGGTCGAAGGCGTTCCCGAGCCGGTCGAATAGACCAAGCCCGCGCAGACGCGCGCGCCCGCTTGCCGGGCAGCCCAACGGGCTGCCCGGAGAGGCCGCGAGGCATGCCAACGCCGGACAGGAGGCGGAAATCCGGGCAGGGGGCAGGACGCGGGGGCAGGAAAAAAGGGGCAAGAAAGCAAAGGGGGCAGGTGCCAGCCGGCCTGTAAGCCGGGTTCTGTAGGGCCCGGGGTCGCCCCCGGACGTGACGGCCATTCCTCTGGGACGGCGCTCGCGCGCCGCCTCAAGCAACCAACCCGGGTGGCGGCCCGGAGACGGGCCTGGGCGCGGCCTTTCGGTCCGCCCGCGCCACCCCTATTCGGTTTTGCTCCCGGTGGGGTTTGCCGTGCCGTCCCCGTTGCCGGGTCCGCGGTGCGCTCTTACCGCACCCTTTCACCCTCACCCCGGCCGGGGCCGAGGCGGTCTGCTTTCTGTGGCACTTTCCCTGGGGTCGCCCCCGCCGGACGTTATCCGGCACCGTGTCTCCATGGAGCCCGGACTTTCCTCCGCGTGAGCGGCGGCCGTCCGGCCGACTGGCAAGGGTGGAATGGGGGTGCCGGCCGGCCGCGTCAAGGGCGGCGGGCCGTCGGGCCACAAAAAGGGGCGGGGTGACGCGGTCCGGAACCTGATCGTCCACAGGCCCTGCGGGTCCAGACCCGACGGTCCCGGGTTGCGCAGCTTCGCCGCTTGCCCGGGACGACGACCTGGGCCTTGTCATCCCGGCCGAGCGTCAGCGAGAGCCGGGATCGTTCTCCGAAAAAGGCCCCATCCTGCAAACGGTCCCGGGGCGCGCAGCTTCGCTGCTTGCCCGGGACGACGGGCTTCAGACGCGGGGGGTCGCCGTGCTTGCCCGCGATGCCTTCAGGCCGGCGTCGCGCGCCGCGATCAGGTCGCGCAGCGTGGTGACGGTGGAGACGTCCGCGACGCCATCGACGCGGGCAGGGCGGAAGTGGCGCTGGAAGGCCGCGACCACCGCCTCGGTGGTTTCGTCGAACAGGCCGGTGATGTCGACGCCATAGCCATAGAGCGCCAGCATCGCCTGCAGTGCCTCCACCGGCAGTCCGCGCTCGCCGCGGACGATGAAGCGGCCGTCGGCGGCCGGGGCGGGCGGCACCCACAGGCCGACGCCGGCCGCGGCCAGCGCCTGCCACGGAAACTTCTCGCCGGGGTCGCGCTTGCGCAGGGGCGCGACGTCGGAATGGGCGAGCACGCGGTCGGGCCGGATGGCGCGGCGGGCGATGATGTCGCGGCAGAGCGCGATCACCGCATCGATCTGCGCCTGCGGAAAATCGGGGCAGCCGAAATCATGGCCGGGATTGGCGATCTCGATGCCGATCGAGCGCGAATTGACGTCGGTGTCGCCGGCCCAGATCGACTCGCCGGCGTGCCAGGCGCGGCTGTGCTCCGGCACGAGCTGCAGCACCCGGCCCGAGTCCTCGACGACATAGTGGCAGGATACGGTGCCGTCCGGCCCGGCGAGGCAGGCCAGCGCCTCGGCCAGCGACGGCAGGCCGGTGTAGTGCAGCACGATGGCGTCGGGCATGCCGCTGCCGCGCCGCTCGCCGAAGCGCGGCGAGGGCATGACGGCGGTGACCAGGGGGCAATCGGGGGCGAAGGAGTCGGGCATCGGATACTCGTTCATCGGCCGGCGGTGCGCTCGGCGCGGATGGTCTCGTAGGCGGCGTTGATGGCGGCGAGCTTGTCGGTGGCGAGGCGGATCGCCTCGGGCGGCAGGCCCTGGCCGATCAGCCGGTCGGGGTGGGTCTCCATCACCAGCCGCCGCCACGCCTTGGTGATCTCCTCATTGCTGGCCTGCCGCGACACGCCGAGCGCGAGATAGGGGTCGCCCTTGCCGGGGGCGAGATGGCGCGCCTCCATGGCGGCGAACTCGGCCTCCGAGAAGCCGAAGATCGCCGCCACCTCGCGCAGGAAGGCGCGCTCGTTGGGATGCAC from Blastochloris tepida includes:
- a CDS encoding N-acetylmuramoyl-L-alanine amidase yields the protein MPDSFAPDCPLVTAVMPSPRFGERRGSGMPDAIVLHYTGLPSLAEALACLAGPDGTVSCHYVVEDSGRVLQLVPEHSRAWHAGESIWAGDTDVNSRSIGIEIANPGHDFGCPDFPQAQIDAVIALCRDIIARRAIRPDRVLAHSDVAPLRKRDPGEKFPWQALAAAGVGLWVPPAPAADGRFIVRGERGLPVEALQAMLALYGYGVDITGLFDETTEAVVAAFQRHFRPARVDGVADVSTVTTLRDLIAARDAGLKASRASTATPRV